Proteins encoded in a region of the Acidobacteriota bacterium genome:
- a CDS encoding GMC family oxidoreductase, which produces MTNGHYDLIIIGTGAGGGTLARKLAPSGKKILILERGDYVKREPDNWNSRAVNVEGKYNTKEVWYDRNGKALHPHTNYNVGGNTKFYGAALFRMRERDFGELKHYDGISPAWPIAYDELEPFYTQAEQMYDVHGNRGEDPTEPWASAPYAAPAVSHEPRIAELAEDFAAAGVRPFHVPLGIRIKENDRKSTCVRCATCDGFPCLLNAKSDSQVCGVDHATERPNVTLLTNAKVTRLETDAAGRSVTAVVVEREGQIESYSANIVVLSAGAINSAALLLRSANDRHPNGLANSSDQVGRNYMGHVNSVLLAVSKCPNPTVFQKTLGVNDFYFGTPEFPYPMGHISFVGKLDGVTLSAGAPKITPGFTLDMMARHSLDFWLTTEDLPRPENRVTLNRQGDIVLAYTPNNVEPHKRLQAKLKELMKSQRACKMHGHECHQGLFSRNLYLGQQIPLEGVAHQNGTVRFGDDPATSVLDRNCKAHDLDNLYVVDGGFFPSSSAVNPALTIMANALRVGRHILERIG; this is translated from the coding sequence ATGACGAACGGACATTACGACTTGATCATCATCGGAACCGGAGCGGGCGGCGGGACGCTCGCGCGCAAGCTTGCGCCTTCCGGCAAGAAGATACTCATCCTCGAACGCGGCGATTACGTAAAGCGGGAGCCGGACAACTGGAACTCGCGGGCGGTCAACGTAGAGGGCAAGTACAACACAAAAGAGGTTTGGTACGACCGTAACGGCAAGGCGCTCCATCCGCACACCAACTACAACGTCGGCGGGAACACGAAGTTTTACGGAGCCGCTCTTTTCCGGATGCGCGAACGCGACTTCGGCGAGCTCAAACACTACGACGGCATCTCGCCGGCATGGCCGATCGCCTACGACGAACTCGAGCCATTTTATACCCAGGCCGAGCAGATGTACGACGTGCACGGAAACCGCGGCGAGGACCCGACCGAGCCATGGGCATCAGCCCCATACGCGGCACCGGCGGTTAGCCATGAGCCGCGGATCGCGGAGCTTGCGGAAGACTTTGCGGCCGCGGGCGTTCGGCCCTTTCACGTGCCGCTTGGTATCCGCATAAAAGAGAATGACCGGAAGAGTACCTGCGTCCGGTGCGCGACCTGCGACGGTTTTCCTTGTCTTTTGAATGCGAAATCCGATTCGCAGGTTTGCGGTGTTGACCATGCGACCGAGCGGCCGAACGTGACGCTGCTCACGAACGCCAAAGTGACTCGGCTCGAGACGGACGCGGCCGGAAGAAGCGTTACCGCGGTCGTGGTCGAACGCGAAGGCCAGATCGAGTCGTATTCAGCGAACATCGTCGTGCTTTCTGCCGGTGCGATAAATTCGGCTGCGTTGCTGCTTCGCTCGGCGAACGACAGGCACCCGAACGGGCTGGCGAACAGCTCCGACCAGGTCGGGCGAAACTATATGGGACACGTTAATTCGGTCCTGCTCGCAGTCTCAAAATGCCCGAACCCGACGGTCTTTCAAAAGACACTCGGCGTCAATGATTTCTATTTCGGTACGCCGGAGTTTCCCTATCCGATGGGCCATATCTCGTTCGTCGGCAAGCTCGATGGCGTTACGCTTTCGGCCGGTGCGCCGAAGATCACGCCCGGCTTCACACTCGATATGATGGCCCGCCATTCGCTCGACTTTTGGCTGACGACCGAGGACCTGCCGCGGCCGGAGAATCGCGTAACGCTGAACCGGCAGGGCGACATCGTTCTCGCCTACACACCAAACAATGTAGAGCCGCACAAACGGCTGCAGGCAAAGCTGAAGGAACTTATGAAAAGCCAGCGGGCCTGCAAGATGCACGGCCACGAGTGCCATCAGGGGCTTTTTTCGCGAAATCTTTACCTTGGGCAGCAGATACCGCTCGAAGGTGTTGCCCACCAGAACGGTACGGTGAGGTTTGGCGATGACCCGGCGACATCCGTGCTCGACCGCAACTGCAAGGCACATGATCTGGATAATCTCTACGTTGTCGACGGCGGATTCTTTCCATCGAGCTCGGCCGTTAACCCGGCTCTTACGATAATGGCGAATGCCCTTCGTGTGGGCCGCCATATTCTTGAAAGGATCGGGTAA
- a CDS encoding glucosidase, producing MKAEAKRLKEADERKKDWRGWGPYLSERSWGTVREDYSADGSAWDYFPHDHSRSRAYRWNEDGIAGISDRNQELCFSLAVWNGRDPILKERFFGLTGSEGNHGEDVKELYYYLDSTPTHSYMKMLYKYPQGEFPYEQLLAENKKRGRGEMEFELLDTGIFDEDRYFDIFVEYAKAGVDDILIRIAAANRGPEDAKLTLLPTLWLRNTWSWNGIDEGKSLELTAPGKMLSRSPLLGDWELHFEADDAEPIFTENETNTERLYGSPNRTPYVKDAFHRYVVNGEADAVNPQQRGTKAAVSFRQTVPAGGEVSIRLRLSKQRRGATDPFKDFESVFDKREAEANEFYHGLSPAGLSADAANVQRQAFAGMLWSKQFYHYVVREWLAGDPAMPAPPESRKSGRNSDWGHLFNADVISMPDKWEYPWYADWDLAFHCIPLALVDAGFAKRQLILMLREWYMHPNGQIPAYEWAFGDVNPPVHAWAAMRVYQIDKKRTGKGDRKFLARVFQKLLLNFTWWVNRKDAEGNNVFEGGFLGLDNIGVFDRSRPLPTGGKLAQSDGTSWMAMYCLNMLAIALELAAEDDTYEDLASKFWEHFLFIANAMNRLGDEGISLWDEEDGFYYDVLHFHGDGNTPLKVRSMVGLIPLFAVGTIEPEVLDRLPDFKRRLYWFIENRPDLIGNVSCMKTPGEGERRLLAVAYRERLERVLKVLLDENEFLSPHGVRALSRFHLDRPFEMRVKGEVHRVDYEPGESTSGLFGGNSNWRGPIWFPVNYLLIESLQRFHHYYGDGLRVECPTGSGRMMNLWEVSQELSRRLSHIFLKDATGKRPVFGNDRKMQEDPNFRDHVLFYEYFHGDNGRGVGASHQTGWTGLVAKLLQQSGE from the coding sequence ATGAAAGCAGAAGCGAAACGCCTTAAGGAGGCCGACGAAAGAAAGAAGGACTGGCGTGGTTGGGGGCCATATCTGAGCGAGCGGTCGTGGGGAACGGTTCGCGAGGACTACAGCGCCGACGGCTCCGCCTGGGACTATTTTCCGCACGATCATTCGCGTTCGCGAGCCTACCGTTGGAACGAGGACGGCATCGCCGGTATCTCAGACCGCAATCAGGAGCTTTGTTTCTCGCTGGCGGTGTGGAACGGCCGCGACCCGATCCTCAAGGAGCGGTTCTTTGGCCTGACGGGAAGCGAGGGCAACCACGGCGAGGACGTAAAGGAACTCTACTATTACCTCGATTCGACCCCGACGCACTCCTATATGAAGATGCTCTATAAGTATCCGCAGGGAGAATTTCCCTACGAGCAGCTTCTGGCAGAGAACAAGAAACGCGGCCGCGGCGAGATGGAATTCGAGCTGTTGGACACGGGTATCTTCGACGAAGACCGATACTTCGACATCTTCGTCGAATACGCAAAGGCAGGCGTTGACGACATCCTGATCCGAATAGCTGCCGCGAACCGCGGCCCTGAGGATGCGAAGCTGACGCTGCTCCCGACGCTTTGGCTTCGCAATACGTGGTCGTGGAACGGTATCGATGAAGGAAAGAGCTTGGAGCTTACAGCGCCCGGGAAGATGCTGTCGCGGTCGCCTTTGCTCGGCGATTGGGAACTACATTTCGAGGCGGACGACGCCGAGCCGATCTTTACCGAAAACGAAACGAACACCGAAAGGCTCTACGGCTCGCCCAACCGCACGCCCTATGTGAAGGATGCTTTTCACCGATATGTTGTCAACGGCGAAGCCGATGCGGTAAACCCGCAGCAGCGCGGGACGAAAGCGGCGGTCAGCTTCCGACAGACCGTTCCTGCCGGCGGCGAGGTCTCGATCCGGCTTCGGCTGTCGAAACAGCGACGCGGCGCTACAGATCCGTTCAAGGATTTCGAAAGCGTATTCGATAAGCGAGAGGCCGAGGCCAATGAGTTTTATCACGGGTTAAGTCCGGCAGGACTTTCCGCCGATGCTGCGAATGTTCAGCGGCAGGCATTTGCCGGGATGCTCTGGTCGAAGCAGTTCTATCATTACGTGGTTCGCGAATGGCTCGCGGGCGACCCGGCGATGCCCGCTCCGCCGGAGTCGCGAAAGAGCGGCCGCAATAGCGACTGGGGACATCTCTTTAACGCGGACGTCATCTCGATGCCGGATAAATGGGAGTATCCGTGGTATGCGGACTGGGACCTGGCATTTCACTGCATTCCGCTGGCGTTGGTCGATGCCGGCTTTGCAAAACGGCAGCTCATCCTGATGCTCCGTGAATGGTATATGCACCCGAATGGGCAGATACCGGCCTACGAGTGGGCGTTCGGTGATGTGAATCCTCCGGTGCATGCCTGGGCCGCGATGCGCGTTTACCAGATCGACAAGAAACGCACCGGCAAAGGCGACCGCAAGTTTCTCGCTCGTGTGTTTCAGAAACTCCTGCTCAACTTCACGTGGTGGGTCAACCGGAAGGACGCCGAGGGCAATAACGTCTTCGAAGGCGGATTTCTGGGCCTCGACAATATCGGTGTTTTCGACCGCTCAAGGCCGCTGCCGACCGGTGGCAAGCTTGCCCAATCGGACGGCACAAGCTGGATGGCGATGTACTGCCTGAATATGCTCGCGATCGCTCTGGAGCTTGCGGCCGAGGATGACACCTATGAAGACCTGGCCAGCAAGTTCTGGGAGCATTTCCTTTTCATTGCGAACGCGATGAACCGGCTTGGCGACGAAGGCATATCGCTTTGGGACGAGGAGGACGGTTTTTATTACGACGTTCTGCATTTTCACGGCGACGGCAATACGCCGCTCAAAGTAAGGTCGATGGTCGGGCTGATACCGCTCTTCGCGGTCGGTACGATCGAGCCGGAAGTGCTCGATCGGCTCCCCGATTTCAAACGGCGGCTCTATTGGTTCATCGAGAACCGGCCCGACCTGATCGGCAACGTCTCATGTATGAAGACGCCGGGCGAGGGCGAGCGTCGCCTGCTGGCGGTCGCATACCGCGAACGGCTCGAACGTGTGCTCAAGGTCCTGCTCGATGAGAATGAGTTCCTCTCACCGCACGGCGTTAGGGCGCTCTCGCGTTTCCACCTCGACCGGCCGTTTGAGATGCGGGTCAAAGGCGAAGTGCATCGGGTGGATTACGAACCGGGCGAATCGACCAGCGGGCTCTTTGGCGGCAACTCGAATTGGCGAGGGCCGATCTGGTTTCCGGTGAACTACCTGTTGATCGAATCTCTTCAACGATTTCACCACTACTACGGCGACGGCCTGCGGGTTGAGTGCCCGACGGGCTCGGGGCGGATGATGAACCTCTGGGAAGTCTCGCAGGAACTCTCGCGGCGGCTTTCACATATCTTCTTGAAGGATGCCACGGGCAAGCGGCCGGTTTTCGGCAACGACCGGAAGATGCAGGAGGACCCGAACTTCCGCGACCACGTGCTGTTCTATGAGTACTTTCACGGCGACAATGGCCGCGGCGTTGGGGCAAGCCACCAGACGGGGTGGACGGGACTGGTAGCAAAGCTCTTACAGCAAAGCGGCGAATGA
- a CDS encoding sigma-70 family RNA polymerase sigma factor — MEDRAETSTVAWNIDPGKWVDDHGDYLFRYAFVRLHDECRAEDAVQETLLAALKNLNTFGGRASERTWLTGILRNKIVDIIRKSCREVMLDPAETDLSDFDPLFERDDEFKDHWSDTLSPRIWKRSPEDAVTESEFFGVLNDCVAKLPQRTAAAFSLREMDELETGEVCDVLGISESNFWVIMHRARMSLRRCIELNWFMRPQ, encoded by the coding sequence ATGGAAGACAGGGCCGAAACAAGTACTGTCGCGTGGAATATCGATCCCGGAAAATGGGTCGATGACCACGGCGACTACCTTTTCCGTTACGCGTTCGTGCGGCTCCACGACGAATGCCGTGCCGAGGACGCGGTGCAGGAAACGCTGCTCGCCGCATTGAAAAATCTGAACACCTTTGGCGGTCGGGCATCTGAAAGGACGTGGCTGACGGGCATCTTGCGGAACAAGATCGTCGATATAATAAGGAAAAGCTGCCGGGAGGTAATGCTTGACCCGGCCGAGACGGACCTTTCGGACTTTGACCCGCTTTTCGAGCGGGATGACGAGTTCAAGGACCACTGGAGCGACACGCTAAGCCCGCGTATATGGAAGCGTTCGCCGGAGGATGCTGTGACCGAAAGCGAGTTTTTCGGCGTGCTTAACGACTGCGTGGCCAAGCTGCCGCAGAGGACAGCCGCTGCGTTCAGCCTTCGTGAAATGGACGAACTTGAGACCGGCGAGGTCTGCGATGTGCTCGGCATCTCGGAAAGCAACTTTTGGGTGATAATGCATCGTGCGAGAATGTCTTTGCGGCGATGCATCGAGCTTAACTGGTTCATGAGGCCGCAATAA
- a CDS encoding YHS domain-containing protein: protein MIVTGKRILILTAAIAAAAIIGACSKQNTQLGFNASADGLALEGYDAVAYFVVGSAAKGDPRFKHVWNGVTWYFSSEENMKTFQAEPERYAPQYGGYCSYAVSEGYTADGDPEAWKIVDGKLYLNYNMDVKATWEKKQSERIENANKNWEAFKTKPPVKKG, encoded by the coding sequence ATGATCGTTACGGGAAAGAGAATATTGATCCTTACGGCGGCGATCGCGGCTGCAGCAATTATCGGAGCATGCTCCAAGCAAAACACGCAACTCGGATTCAATGCATCCGCGGACGGCCTGGCGCTTGAAGGCTACGACGCGGTCGCTTACTTTGTGGTTGGTTCGGCCGCCAAGGGTGATCCGAGGTTCAAGCACGTTTGGAATGGAGTTACCTGGTATTTTTCATCCGAAGAAAATATGAAAACCTTTCAGGCCGAACCTGAACGCTATGCCCCGCAATATGGCGGCTATTGTTCGTATGCGGTATCGGAAGGTTACACCGCCGATGGCGACCCGGAAGCATGGAAGATCGTAGATGGTAAGCTGTATCTGAACTACAACATGGACGTAAAGGCGACCTGGGAAAAGAAGCAGAGCGAACGCATCGAGAACGCGAACAAGAACTGGGAGGCCTTTAAAACAAAGCCGCCGGTGAAAAAGGGCTGA
- a CDS encoding sigma-70 family RNA polymerase sigma factor, with translation MSENTPEIFEAEAMQHINDLYRTALRLTRNRIDADDLVQETYMQAWKSFDQYEPGTNCRAWLYKILFNKYDHHRRKMITRAKYVTEADDLVFELSPGTEPVPETLTDREVIEALNALPEHYRSVVLLADVHEFDYKEVAEILQIPIGTVMSRLSRARTRLRQALAATAVAYGIGTAPSTSRATNPGRAHART, from the coding sequence ATGAGCGAGAACACACCAGAGATCTTCGAAGCCGAAGCGATGCAGCACATCAATGACCTTTACCGGACCGCTCTGCGGCTGACCCGCAACCGGATCGATGCCGACGACCTCGTGCAGGAGACCTACATGCAGGCGTGGAAATCGTTCGATCAGTACGAGCCCGGGACGAACTGCCGTGCCTGGCTCTACAAAATACTCTTCAATAAGTACGATCATCACCGCCGGAAAATGATAACGCGGGCGAAATACGTCACCGAGGCAGACGACCTGGTTTTCGAGCTCTCGCCGGGAACGGAGCCGGTCCCGGAAACGTTGACCGACCGCGAGGTTATCGAGGCTCTCAACGCCCTTCCCGAACATTACCGTTCGGTCGTCCTGCTCGCCGATGTTCACGAATTCGACTACAAAGAAGTAGCCGAGATCCTTCAGATCCCGATCGGCACCGTTATGTCCCGCCTCTCGCGGGCCCGCACCCGCCTTCGCCAAGCCCTCGCCGCAACGGCCGTCGCCTACGGCATCGGCACCGCACCATCAACCTCGCGGGCGACCAATCCCGGCCGAGCACACGCCCGGACCTGA
- a CDS encoding NAD(P)/FAD-dependent oxidoreductase, producing MSNKKRIVILGSGFGGMYAALEFDRTIARSADIEVTLVNRENFFLFTPMLHEVAASDLDITHIVSPVRKLLKHVNIFNGDVESIDVVNKVVSVSHGKDPHFHDLKYDHLVLSLGSITNFFGNKGLEENALTMKSLGDAIYLRNHLISNLEEADFECCPNVREPLLNFVVAGGGFAGVETIAGINDFLRAAIRFYPNLREDMLRVVLVHGGDVILPELSQKLGEYAAEKLMARGVEIKLGTLVSGVDGNEVTLSTGETIISNSVIWTAGTAPNPMLGPLPCEKDRGRLCTNEFLGVPGFEGLWAVGDCAAIPKADGKFHPPTAQHAMRQGKAVARNIIAAINGGTPKQFRFETLGQLAALGRRTGVAQIMGFNFSGFFAWWLWRTIYLMKLPRFEKKLRVAMDWTLDLVFKKDPVQFLTLRAPTVSSPSDAKEERILKAAA from the coding sequence ATGTCAAACAAGAAAAGAATCGTGATCCTTGGAAGCGGCTTCGGCGGGATGTACGCCGCACTCGAATTTGACCGGACGATCGCACGCAGTGCAGATATAGAAGTAACGCTCGTTAACCGCGAAAACTTCTTTCTCTTTACGCCGATGCTCCATGAGGTGGCAGCCAGCGACCTCGACATCACGCATATCGTCAGCCCGGTCCGCAAGCTGCTGAAACATGTGAACATCTTCAACGGCGATGTTGAGTCGATCGATGTCGTGAACAAAGTGGTTTCCGTTTCGCATGGCAAGGACCCGCACTTTCACGACCTGAAATACGATCACCTCGTCCTCTCGCTCGGTTCGATCACGAACTTCTTCGGCAACAAGGGTCTTGAGGAGAACGCACTGACGATGAAATCGCTCGGCGACGCGATCTACCTTCGCAATCATCTGATCTCGAATCTCGAGGAAGCAGATTTCGAGTGCTGCCCGAACGTCCGCGAGCCCCTGCTCAATTTTGTCGTCGCGGGCGGCGGATTTGCAGGAGTCGAGACCATCGCAGGGATCAATGATTTCCTCCGGGCCGCCATCCGTTTCTACCCGAACCTGCGCGAGGATATGCTCCGCGTCGTACTCGTCCATGGCGGCGACGTGATTCTCCCCGAACTCAGTCAGAAGCTCGGCGAATACGCCGCGGAAAAGCTGATGGCCCGCGGAGTCGAGATCAAGCTCGGCACGCTCGTTTCCGGTGTCGATGGCAACGAGGTGACGCTGAGCACCGGCGAAACCATTATTTCCAACTCGGTTATTTGGACGGCCGGAACGGCGCCGAACCCGATGCTCGGCCCCCTTCCCTGCGAGAAGGACCGCGGCAGGCTCTGCACCAACGAATTCCTCGGCGTCCCCGGCTTTGAAGGCCTCTGGGCCGTAGGCGATTGTGCCGCGATCCCCAAGGCAGATGGCAAGTTTCACCCGCCGACCGCACAGCACGCGATGCGCCAGGGTAAGGCCGTCGCCCGCAACATAATTGCCGCGATCAACGGCGGCACCCCAAAGCAGTTCAGGTTCGAAACCCTCGGCCAGCTCGCCGCTCTCGGCCGCCGCACCGGCGTCGCCCAGATAATGGGCTTCAATTTCTCCGGCTTCTTTGCATGGTGGCTCTGGCGGACGATCTATCTGATGAAGCTTCCGCGTTTCGAGAAAAAGCTTCGCGTCGCAATGGATTGGACGCTCGACCTCGTCTTCAAGAAGGATCCCGTCCAGTTCCTCACGCTCCGGGCCCCGACCGTTTCGTCGCCTTCAGACGCCAAGGAGGAACGGATCCTAAAAGCAGCCGCCTAA
- a CDS encoding S8 family serine peptidase has translation MRDAAVIHGHRHTTNRVSTIPIHEKLGADKGLTGRGVRIAFLDSGFYPHPDIAGRIVEFFDVTGEEPELRPERSEGYQWHGTQTAVVCAGDGKLSEGTYRGLALESELVLVKVSRAGSISDAEIERGLEWILENHTRLGIRVLNISLGGDCDLVLKESRVNQLAEQLVRAGVAVVVAAGNSSERRSIPPASAPSVITVGGYSDENQKDRDQFGLYHSSFGSTADGHIKPEVIAPAMFVAAPILPHTEEYRVAERLTEMLPQPDYAFRESFIKHWDAAGLPEYLLSTDVATARIAVEREMEKRKIVSTHYQHVDGTSFAAPITASLIAQMLEANPKLGPAVIKDILVSTATRLGGQPAIRQGFGIINAAAAVRRARREQHALPHGTLCPPRIAGSRVVFGFHDDLAREVSLAGDMNGWDREATRFDRTNNGLWQASIPVPTAGRYRYKFLVDGVRWVEDSTHGRKEDDGFGGFNSILEIA, from the coding sequence ATGCGAGACGCAGCAGTAATTCACGGCCATAGGCACACAACGAACAGAGTTTCGACCATTCCGATACACGAAAAGCTGGGAGCGGACAAGGGCCTTACGGGCCGCGGTGTAAGGATCGCTTTTCTCGACTCGGGTTTCTATCCGCATCCGGACATCGCGGGCCGCATCGTTGAGTTTTTCGACGTAACCGGCGAGGAGCCGGAGCTTCGGCCGGAAAGGTCTGAGGGATATCAGTGGCACGGCACGCAAACGGCGGTCGTTTGTGCGGGAGACGGCAAGCTTTCGGAAGGTACCTACAGAGGCCTTGCTTTGGAGAGCGAACTGGTCCTGGTCAAGGTCTCACGAGCGGGAAGCATCAGCGATGCAGAGATCGAACGCGGGCTGGAGTGGATACTCGAGAATCACACGCGGCTCGGGATCAGAGTGCTGAACATATCGCTTGGCGGGGACTGCGACCTTGTCCTCAAGGAGAGCCGGGTGAACCAACTGGCCGAGCAGCTTGTACGGGCCGGAGTGGCCGTCGTGGTTGCGGCCGGAAATTCGAGCGAGCGGCGGTCGATCCCGCCGGCAAGTGCGCCTTCGGTCATAACTGTCGGCGGATATTCGGACGAGAATCAAAAAGATCGCGATCAATTCGGGTTATACCATTCGAGCTTCGGATCAACGGCGGATGGCCACATCAAGCCCGAGGTGATCGCACCGGCGATGTTCGTCGCCGCACCGATCCTGCCGCATACGGAGGAATATCGGGTGGCAGAGCGGCTAACTGAAATGCTGCCTCAGCCCGACTACGCTTTTCGCGAGAGCTTCATAAAGCATTGGGACGCGGCGGGGCTGCCCGAGTATCTGCTCTCGACCGATGTTGCGACCGCCCGGATCGCCGTTGAACGCGAGATGGAGAAGCGCAAGATCGTTTCGACGCATTACCAGCACGTTGACGGAACTTCATTCGCGGCACCGATAACAGCCTCGTTGATCGCGCAGATGCTTGAGGCAAACCCGAAGCTCGGGCCGGCCGTGATCAAAGACATTCTGGTTTCGACAGCAACGCGGCTCGGCGGACAGCCGGCGATAAGGCAGGGCTTTGGCATCATCAACGCAGCGGCGGCGGTGAGGCGGGCCCGCCGGGAGCAGCACGCCTTGCCGCACGGGACGCTCTGCCCGCCGCGGATCGCGGGCTCGCGGGTCGTTTTTGGTTTCCACGACGACCTTGCCCGCGAGGTCTCGCTCGCCGGCGATATGAACGGCTGGGACCGCGAGGCAACACGCTTTGACCGCACGAACAACGGGCTCTGGCAAGCCTCGATCCCGGTGCCGACCGCGGGGCGATACCGTTACAAGTTCCTTGTGGACGGTGTCCGCTGGGTAGAGGATTCGACGCACGGCCGAAAGGAAGACGATGGATTTGGCGGCTTTAACTCGATCCTCGAGATCGCCTGA